CACATTGCAATCAATATTAGTACAGTCGAGTAAAGTCGTCCAGTTGCTCGTAGTAGCATTTTTACAGATATAGAAAGTAAAATGCAACAATAAATGTTCACGtcctcttattattataatgatGTGTGTACTTGCCTCCCTGGTGATAAAGCCTTGCTTAACTGGCTCGTTTACCTGCCAGTCTTTGTGTTTACTCGCCTCCCGGCTTTCTGAACTTGCCTTGACTATGACCGCAATTAATTAAGACAAGCCTTAATTACGCATTTACGACTACCGGTAGATGCCAATTTGCAGCCTCGACTTTTTAACAATAGAAACGGAAACACCCTTAGCAACCAAAAGCGGTCACAGTCCGACGAGTGGTTTAGTATTGCCGCCATAAATCATAATTAATGTCCGTTTGCGCTTTTTCCTGTTTGCGTTCTGATTTAAGCGAGGGAGGAACTGCGACTTTCTGTGCGGGCCTAAAACGAACACTTCCTGTCATTCAGGGGCGTTTTTCCCGGATTTAAAGCCATGCCTCGGAGGAAGGCCGGACTTCCTGTCaccagaaaacaaacacacacacatgcatacaatACATTTCTATATCGATTCATGTCAAAATGAGCTTTCTGATTTCGTCCTGTCGGAATGAAACTGCTCCTTTTCACCAGTTGAATGCCAAAAGCTCCTACAAGCTTTTGAGTCACAGGAAGTTTACTTGGCCTCATGTGATGCAGAATTAAGATCCTCCTACACACAAAGCCTCATTTTTCCTGTTGAGTCAATGCACTTTTGGAGATATACTGAAtacaagtgtttttgttgttgcgaCTCGTTTGATTAGTCCGTAAGgtccagaaaaaaacagaatctGAAAGGGACTTTTAAAAGCAGTTATGCATTGCTCacttttttctcctttgctacatgtaaaatattaaatatttacttgTGACTATGTCTAggactggggaaaaaaatagtgttGCGCCATTTTTACGGAcgtttaatgtcatttttaacgTGCGACCCCATATTCGACCTTGCTTAAAACAACTTTTAAAgaagtattttttcttttggtgttGACGCAACAGAATTAGGAATAACCCGCGCCTACCCTCGTTTACGGCACGGTTGATCCTCTTCTTTCGGCCCGTCCAGATGCGCGTAAAGTCTAAAGCGGACTGCCAGTCGTCTTGTGTTGTGGCTCCATACCGCTGTGCGCGAAAGCGGATCCGCGGCTCTGCTCTGTGCTTTGCTTACCACAGAGCAGGAAGTCGGGACGCGCAGACGGACATCGGGCGCACTTCCTGTGGCGCATTATTCCCATCTGTGTAAaggcgcgcacgcacgcacacattcaTGCGAAGCGCACGCACGAACAGGACGCCACTCAGCGAACTGACGTCATACTTTTTGCTTCCTGCTCACCGGGATGGGTTCCTGTTACACGCGCACAACGAACACACACAGTTCGCCTTCCTGAAAAACACCAGTTGATTCACACTGTAACTGGTCTTGTTtgtaatcaaaacaaattcccagtctttaaaaaaacatatttcatcCAAAGGATTTTAATTAGCTAACCGATTTTACAGTATGCATTTATTGTCGACTTTGAatttcttttctccctcaaCTTGGACTTTGTCTCCCTCTTGTGGCTACAGGCAAAGCCTAACATTCTGGCAAAATTGCACTTGTTGACATCTGCACGATCACTACTACAAGTTGGACTCAACACTATTACTAGTGCAAAACAATAGTTTGAGTAAAGTTAAATTTCGTCCAAGTGAATCAACTTTGACGCTATCACGGAAACAAGTAGTTACAATTTACTAATAACGATGAATAATTGCAGTCGTAGGTCCATTTCTAGCGGCACCAGTTTGGTTGGAGTTGTTTGCGCCCTCTACTGGTTCTGATAAACACTTCAACTGAAGGTTTACTTCCGGTTTTGGCGTGAGTCGCGTTCATAATACCTCGGAAATGGGATGATAGTTTTCATATTGCGCACACATACTTGCGTATATTTGATTTATCTTTATATAAGATGTTAACATCTACACTTGTGCATCTATGGACGTGagtacaaattattttcttgtcGAAATTAGGATCGCGAATCGTCTTTTGTGACTCGATTCCGACATCTCACTGTCGTTTGAATGCAACATCTTCCACCAGGCGAACATGGGACTTCGGCAGCAAGATGAAGACCCTGCAAAGTCCAAAGAATCCACCTTGTCTTTGCCGAAACACTCCTACTGGTTCGACTTTTGGATTTTCGTCGTCTTTGACGTTGTGTTTTTCCTGATTATGTATTTTATAGTTCCCTAATATGGTAAGGGAACACTGGAGACGTTTGTGGCGTTTATAATCAGTGGGCATTTACGGAAGTGGCGAAACATGGACGTGTTTTGCGACAAACGTTTAATCCATGTACTAATTCAATGAATTTTCACGAGGTAACATTTTATTATAGACAAGTAATTGCTTTCTAAAATGCGTAAACTGAAAGCTGATGTTATTCAAATTTACGACTATAAAGATGATAAAAGTTGCCAAAACGTTCCCTTGAACCTATTTGGTGTTTGTCTAGTTTGCCACTTATtgctctttgttgttgttgttgttgttgttttgcctGACTGCAcgatttgtttcttttaaggGCGATGAGGGGGACCAGAGACTGAACTGCGATTACCAGTCCTGCTCATCGTTGTGGAAATGCTAACCCAGCAATCGACTGAATCCTCACACAATTTAATACGATGTCCATAATAGTTTCTCGTATTCAAAGACGAAAGATGTGCCTTTTTAAACACGTGTTTTCTTAACCATGTCTCACTTTGTGTGGCAATTGCCACTTCTGGAAGGACTATTGAATCGGATGATGAattgacatttcatttgtaataaagaaaatgtctttatttttctgtttcaaCTGAAACTAAAATGTTACAATCATAGATGTTACcgatggaaaataaatcagtgTTTGTGAAGTGTGTTTTGAAGTAGGTGTGTTCTGTGTGTCTATGTTGCCTTTATAACTTGCTAGTCAAAACAAACGACAAAATTGTCATTTCAATTtcgttgtgcatgtgtgacaatgacaataaagatctattcaaTGAGCATACTTATAGTCTTGATGACGCAATTTGGTGAtcgaactgaaagtgaaaggtGTCCCACCCACTGGCCCTCACCCCcttctcctgattggctggttgatctgtgacgtcatttacggacactccattaggtacaccaccactttcaggccacttcattagggaataatcatggtcaaagcttaaatgaaagtgaaaagtgccacacccgccctcacccccacctcctgattggctggttgatctgtgacgtcactcggacactccattaggtacaccgccattttcaagtgtacctaataacaggccactttattagggaaatatggtcaaaggtcacaggtgtcaaactccaggcctcggggccgcattccaacatgttttccttgactccctcgttaagtgcacctgcgtgaaaagttgggCTCCTGCAGCACGTGAAAATGCCCtcaacttttcccgcaggtgtgtttaacgagggtaacttcgaaaacatattggaacgcggcccccgaggactggagtccGACACCCCTGGCAAATTTGCTCAACACAGTCAccctaaaaaaacattccctcgttaagtgcacctgcgtgaaaacttttagctccttcagaacgtgaaagtagctaaaacttttcacgcaggtgcgcttaacgagggtcacttggaaaacatgttggaacgcggcccccgaggactggagttcgaCACCCCTGGCAAATTTGCTCAACACAGTCAccctaaaaaaacattccctcgttaagtgcacctgcgtgaaaacttttagctccttcagaacgtgaaagtagctaaaacttttcacgcaggtgcgcttaacgagggtcacttggaaaacatgttggaacgcggcccccgaggactggagttcgaCACCCCTGGCAAATTTGTTAAAATATGTACATGAAAAAACTTTAATCCAAGTCTTATCATCAATCAGGAcagcatgtatttatttgtggttTCCAGCTGCACTTATACTGTATGCTCATCTTGTACAAGAACAAAACACAgtcaccctaaaaaaaaaaacattccctcgttaagtgcacctgcgtgaaaacttttagctctttcagaacgtgaaagtagctaaaacttttcccgcaggtgcgcttaacgagggtcacttggaaaacatgttggaacgcggcccccgaggactggagttcgaCGCCCCTGGCAAATTTGTTAAAATATGTTCATGAAAAAACTTTAATCCAAGTCTTATCATCAATCAGGAcagcatgtatttatttgtggttTCCAGCTGCACTTATACTGTATGCTCATCTTGTACAAGAAAACACAgtcaccctaaaaaaaaacattccctcgttaagtgcacctgcgtgaaaacttttagctctttcagaacgtgaaagtagctaaaacttttcccgcaggtgcgcttaacgagggtcacttggaaaacatgttggaacgcggcccccgaggactggagttcgaCGCCCCTGGCAAATTTGTTAAAATATGTTCATGAAAAAACTTTAATCCAAGTCTTATCATCAATCAGGAcagcatgtatttatttgtggttTCCAGCTGCACTTATACTCTATGCTCATCTTGTACAAGAACAAAACACAgtcaccctaaaaaaaaaacattccctcgttaagtgcacctgcgtgaaaacttttagctctttcagaacgtgaaagtagctaaaacttttcccgcaggtgcgcttaacgagggtcacttggaaaacatgttggaacgcggcccctcgaggagtGGAGGTCACACCCcaggtttaagtgaaaagtgccccacccgccctcacccccacctgttgattggctggttgatctgtgacgtcacttggacactccattaggtacaccaccactttcaagtgtacctaataacaggccacttcattagggaataatcagggtcaaaggttaactgaaagtgaaaagtgccccacccgccctcacccccacctcctgattggctggttgatctgtgacgtcgctcggacactccattaggtacaccacaactttcaggccacttcattagggaataatcatggtcaaagtttaactgaaagagaaaagtgccccacccgccctcacccccaccttctgattggctggttgatctgtgacgtcactcacggacactccattaggtacacccccactttcaggccatttcattagggaaaaatcaggGTCAAAgtttaactgaaagtgaaaagtgaccCACCCGCCctcgccctcacccccacctcctgattggctggttgatctgtgacgtcactcggacactccattaggtacaccgccattttcatgTGTACATactacctaatcacaggccacttcattatggaaaaatcatggccaaagcttaactgaaattgAAAAGTGCCTTACCCGCCctcacctcctgattggctgccacatttgtgacgtcacctagggacacttcattaggtacactacCTTTGTGAGGTGACAGGCCATCATTAGGGAAAATTACAGTGACCTCCTCCACGACACGCATGGACACATCACAGGTGTACCCAAGTGTTTGAGTGACGAAATGTGAAGAgatctgtatttttatttccatggaCAGCAACTTAATTCTTAAAGCTAAACTTGCCCAATCACAAGACAACACTTTGGTATTAACGTGGTCAGAcacttttaatttgtttgaaCAATGAATCATAGAATCAGATCGCCATCAAGTGATTTTTAAGTACATCAAGAGGCCCGGGGCTGCTTGAAACCAGCACctgtcctctttttttctcctcaattcTGCAGCTTGgagatcaaataaaattaacattgaaagaaaaaaaacaaaaagaaaaccaaaggTACAGCATCACTCCTTCCAGATGTCACTCATATCCTGTGTGCTttgtggagagagagagagagagagagagagagagagagagagagagaaacagaCTACCATAGTATTTAAGATTGCTTGTAAAATGACCTGTAAATGTAGATTAGCAATTGTATATTAGGTAGATAACGTTTGGTtggttgggggaaaaaaaagaatggttAACATCAATACAATCAGAAGGTCTGAGCTCACAAGTGAGGTCGCTCACACATGcactaaataaaattaaaatgaattcaattgaAGCAAAATGACACCAAATGACTAGCTTGATTTCATCTCATAAAATAGGTTGGATTTAAGTTAAAAATGACTAATTGACATTATTGCACATGAGCTAAAGACAGTAATACTCTTGCAGCTCTGTTCGCTGACCCTCCTCATCATCCTACGTGACACATTCAGACACCTGGTGAAGAAGGTTCTTTAAACGgcaaccaaagaaaaaaaaagtgtgaaacCAAAATGCAATTGTGTGGAAAATTTCATTCTGCAAGAGCTCAAGGTGAAACACTGATATTGTGCTAGGACAGACAGGAAATGGCTGAACAAGTGCTTtgtcaaaaacacacaaaaaaaaaacaggcttaTTGTAATTGAGGCGCAtttaagaagaagaagaaaaaaataataaacagaaaaacatAGCCTGTGCTATCCTGACATGGTGCAGCAATGTCAAAGCCTAACTGCCAGGTTCAACCTGTAAGAGAGAAATCGTTCtggacataaaaaaataatgatggtGATCATGATGCTGTTTTTACCCTCCTCCAAGATTGCTGCTACATTAAAACCGCACGTATTCATGTGCAacatggggagggggggaaaggaTTTGACGATCTACATACTGTTCTGTTTTTGTCCTCCTTTTtctgtaatatatatatatatatatttatatatatatatatagattttttttgtacatgttcCGCCGCCTCTGGTTACTGGTATCGATTGGCAGTGTCCAGGTCCAATAACATGGCAGAGTGATTCAGTAAAAACACTGGAGTCGCACTgaggtttattttgaaaggagTCACTCTGGAGGAGGCTTACAGCTGGTCGTTGGCATCCCCGCCGCTCCCGCGTCTGCGCTCACACCGGCCCGTTGACGGCCACTTCTTGGGGCGCTGGCGGCTCCTCTCTGAGGTGCACAGGGATGCCACACTTTAGAACATGACACCACTACACCCGGCCACGGGAAGTCGTGCAAATTATATTAGAAATTTTCGCTTTAAATTAGGACACAATTAGGCCAATATTcgctttttaaatttttttttttttttgcattacaaCACATGCAAACCCAAGCCCATACCTCCTTGCCAAAAAATGTCTTCTCTCTGTTGTCAAGTTGAGCAAATAGACAAAGCGTTAAAGCAGAGAGAACCAACACGCTTTAATATGATGCTTTGAGTCTGTAGACAATCATGAACGCATCTTACATAAATGACTATAGTCATTAAATTAGCCGATGCACGAGAATCACCGAGTATTAATATTAGTATAAGTATTAGCTAAAACACTAGCTTGAATAACATGCTAAGAAGTGAGCAGAAACACGCTACGTTGACATAAGAAAAATCATACTGACAAAAACCGGTACAAAATAGATTTCTACGGAAGGTGGTAAGGCAGACAACTTTTGGGGTTGCCGTAGTTCGGACATCCCTGTCACTCGCTTGAGTCCAAGTGGGCGTTGGCGGAGTGACAACTTACTTCCTGTCAGTCTGTGCGGTTACGGGTGATTCCTCAGGAGGCTGCTGCGAGGCATCTGGAGGATCTGACAGTGAGAGTTTCTCCAGGGACACAGGACTCTCCTCGCTGCGCACACACAAGCCGGTTTGAGCTTCACAGTTCATTCGTCACACTCCCTTATTAGTCACCCATTTTGCCTTGGAGCTGCTGGTAGAAGCATCAGTACTGGTGGAAAAGTCCTCCGTCAACATGCAAACTTGTATTTAGGCTCAAGTTGCAGAGAAGTGCCCAGTAATTTGCACTCGCGACTTTCACCTATATTTAACTCGGTGTGGTACTTTTTGCTTCAATTATAGTTTTCTTATACATAACAAGCAGAAGGGGGATTTTGAACCTTGTGACGTCTGCTGTCTTGCCGCCGCCGGCAGCTGCTTTGGAGACGATAGTTGCTGCAGAGTTGAGTTCCTCGCCGTCGGAGCCTCCGGGCGAGCCGCTGTCCGAGGCGGCGGGAGGAGCCGCCGTCACGTCCCCCGAAGGCCCCATGCGGGGCGAAGCGACGGCGTCTGCTTGCGCGCGAAAAGGAAAGCAAGTGAGATGGGCGGAACAAAATGGCGCAATCTGGTCCGACCAGATGAACTCACCGCGCTTCTCGTGGTTTTGTTTGGCTTGTTTGTCCGCGTCGCTGCCTCCAGTATCTACGGGGGAGCTGCACCTGACTGTGCTGGAAGGGAAGAAAAGACACTTGAGCGCTAGCACTGGAAGAGTATTCATTCATTGAGTTTTATTAGAATGGGAAATAGGAACATTTTGGCTACGCGGCCCAGCGTAAAATGTCCAAGTTGAAGACATGCAAGCTAACCTTGAGAACGGCTGGAACGCCGTGAAATTGGCCCAGCCCGTTTCCTGGGTCTCGTTTCCAGCACCGGCGGGAAGTGCATCCCAGCCAGATGGAGTCTGGGATGCCGTGCTCCCGTCAGAGTCCCTGAAATTTGCTGTCCAGCCTGGCCCTGGAGACAGGATGGGAAGAGAGAATATTAATAGTatttcatcaaaataaaaattggttTCAAAAAAAGGATGTGAAAATAATCTGCAAGACAATTCTTTTTAAGAGTAAGGgactttgaaatatttcatttcattccgACACCTGGCAACTGTTGTAGCTGGCAAAAAGAGGCTACTTAAAGTCAACAAATGGGGTGTCGGACCTTAATCTTGACGCCCCACCTGTGTCTGATGTGTTCTGCTCAAACTCTTCCTCCTCGTCGGATTCGGAGCCGCAGTCTTGCTCCTGTCCGCCGTTTTCCAAGCTACTCCGGGAGCTTCCTTCTGATGTTTGGGACACCCCAAACCTGGGAAAGAGGCCCCACAATGAGCTTTAAATGGACCGTAGtagttgcattcatttatttgagcAAAGAACCATATTTACCTTGTTCTGGATTTAGCTTGCGTTGCATAGTTGATCTCCTTTTCCTCCCAAAtgtcctcttcctcatccGCATCATCAAACTGATGTATCCTCTCTTTACAGCAGGCCTCAAAAGCAGCTGCGTTGGCCTGTGTTGCGAGTCGACACGAGAATAAACCGCAGAGGCATTTGCATGTCCGCATGCCATAAACTAAAGGCAAAGGTCGTTGCGGAAAGAAGTATTTTAGCATAATCCCGACTGacaaattttatttgcaaaatgCTCCTTGTTTTAACCTCACATGGAAATTGCACAAGGATTTTTTctacttacttttttttagcttACTTGAGAGCACTTGCTGAATACTTACACTGTTATCATCAGAATCTAAATTGAAGTTTATTTCAGCAATTCGGTCAAATGTGGCGCTGGaggggaaaggaaaaaaaaaaagttacattaCAATGAGAGCTAACAGGACACGCAAGGCTGACGGCAGACTTGACAGTCGCAACTCACTTGATATTTTCGTCGTGTTCGCTGAACTCCTCGTCGTTGAAGCCAAACTGGTCCACGAAGTTGGCGGTCATCTGCTGGATCTGATAGTCAGAGAAAGCCTGGGAATGTCAGAGGGACACCTTTTAGGGGGACGCCACTGCGCTGAGTGTCgccgcgttttttttttttcccaagagCGCGTGACCCTACCTGTTGGAGGGACAGGTCGTTCGGGAAGGGGCTCTCCATGTCGTCGTCCTCGCTGGACGAGTGCATGTTGTGCGTGCTCACCTGTACAACGCACGGCACAAGAAAACAGCTGAAGGCACCAAACTATTGGACAGCGATCAAGGCGAATGAACAATTCacgaaaaagaaatcaaaatcgGGCTACTGTAGGAGTGGTAATCTTTTCTCTGTggtgaacgtcttctcaccaGCTCTactgtgtttcttctgttTGTTTCTCTCAGCGTTTCGTCCACAAAACTCTCCCAGCGACCTCTGCAGTCTTCGGGCAGCTCtgaattgtttaaaaaaataactttaattCATAATGACTGAGCGCTTGTTTCGAATGTTCCATTTACCTTTGATGAGGTCAGCAATCTGGGTCTGTACTGGCCCCTTCTCTAGGTTCTGGACCACCATGTTGGAAATTCTGGTCAGGTGACCCATGTTGCCTCTCCTGGTGCCACCCTCAGACCTGTGGAAGTCACAGCCACATTATTTCACCTGGAGATTTAAGAAATTACCCGACTGAGcagatttgtttaaaaaaacaaacaagaaaacacaCTCACTGTATTTTATCGTTCTCCTCCCAGGCATCGAGGATCTTTTGTACCAATCGACACTTCTGGAAAAGCTGCACATTTGAccccaataaataaataaaaagtgaaatcGAGCATATTGTTTGTCGATACTTCTATGGGGTGGAAGTCATTTTCTCACAGCTATGTATATGAAAAGGTATTCGGAAATGTCAAAAACAATGGCCGCTAGCCTGCGCGCTAACATCAGCAGCTCCCCATCTGACTAACAACAACACGGCGGTGCCGTCGAGCTGCACTTACATGTGCCACCAGGGTATTGTGGAGGGAGGTCTGTGGGTCACTGGTCCCGCCCGACTCCACCGCCTCGACTTGAGTTTCGGCGGCCGATGCCGCCTGCTGCCCGTTGTGGTTCTGGAGGCCCGGGTTGGGCCGCTCCTCGGAGGAAGGGTGGTTCAGGATGGCCGCCACACAGAGCTCCACTTGGAAGTGCAAAAAGTTATTCCACGAGTATTTGAAGAACAGATCCTGCGCAGCGGGACAAACACCAGACTTAGTATCGGAGTCGAGCTCGGGTTTTCGAATTGAGGTCGGGCCTACCAGTAGTAGGTCCATGGTGCCGAGGTCGCATAGCTCCTGGCAGATACTGGGGGAGGTGGTCTGCAGGAGGGCAGCCACCAGTCGGGCCACGTGAAGGCGGGCGTTCCCCAGTGGCTGATCTAGAACGCCAACGGTGGTCAGTATTGCACCTTTCTGCAGacggaagaggaagagagagcTCAAAGCCCTTTCGTGGATGCTGGAGTGAAGTTCATCAAGTGCTTGGCAAAGTCAATTCGCAGCTTTGTGTGCCATGCACTGTGTGGCGGTACCTTTGGGGGATCCAGAAGAAGCTGCTGGAAATCTTTTAAATGGGGCTCAATGGCATTTAAAATACTGCTGTTGACAGTGTAAGACCTTTCATAACCCTGAGAATACAGATCCATCAGCCCTTCCAACCTGGGGAGGAGAAGATCACCTATCAGCCCTTGTTCACAAACGATACTCTACACTGACACGATAACAAATTCCGAGTCGTCAACCCAATGAAGAGGAATTGGGTAACCTGGTGATCTCTGGCGATTCAGTTTTAAAAATCTGAGCGAGTGCTGGCTTTATTCGCATACTCACCCAGACCTCCTGGTCTCCAGTAAGGTAAGTAGCACTTGAGTTCCGTTAACAATGGAAGCCTCGTTCCTCTCGCCCTCAAACATGTTCTTGAGGAGTCCTGCTACAGTTTCTTGTCTGGAAGAAGCCATTTTGTTGACTGAGCAAACTGAGGCGCTGCTAATGATTCAGTTCATCTCGAGACGGAGCGACTTACGACTCGAGCACAGCCAATAGCGGATCGGCCTCCATGTTCTCCTGCATCTGATTGGCCTGGTCTCGGCTAAGGCGAATTATGTCACAAAGTGTTTGGGACGCGTTTGATTGTCTCTGACAAATTGGAAAGGAAAACCAGGcattcaaaaaaaatgcacgctTGGGAGGAAGAATCTAAATTCGCCCCGGGGACTTACCTCCTCATCTTTACCAGTATGGATAAGCTCAATGAGTCTTTGAACGAGCTTCTCTTCATTCAGCCACTTGAGGAACATAAAAACATGTTGGTTATTTAAGGATACGCTGCTTCACCTGCTAAATTGCAGATCATGGTTATTGTAAACTAccaatgagtttttttttttttactgtctaCAGGCAAGTCAGAGTTTTGAATTGGAGAGCTTACATGAAGGACCTCCTGCCTCAAAGGGGCAGGCTCCACACAACTGATGAGGCGAAGCAGCAGGTCCATCATAGCAGACGCATCTATGTGTTTCAGCACCAGAGCGATGAAGCCTTCCTTCTTCTTGAGAAAGGCGATCACCTGAGAGCGGCAGATTGACAGACAAATGCCACAAGGTGAGCATCCGTGCCGTTTGGCCGCACGAGGCCAATGCAGCTCTACCTCTTCGGTTTTCCTGGCAATGAGATTGCCGATGGTTTTGCTGAAGAAGCTGGCGAGCAGCGGGTTGAGGGGCGGGTCCTGCTCCAGAAAGTGGTAGAGCATCTCCAGGAGAGATTCTTCTCCGCCCAGCTTATCGTTTATGATAGACACGTCTGAGGTCAGGAGCTCGCACGCAATGTTGGGAAGCCtgtgaggaagaagaggcaATTTAGAAGcaacatttattaaaatagGGATAGCTCGCTTATTTGGTAGCATATCACATGATGATGTAACGAAGGTTACACATCACGAACGGACAAGTTTACGCACTTAAATCGGCTCCTCTCTTCCAAGTCGGCGGGCGGCTCTTTGGTGATGAGGCCGACCAGCTCCTGCATGCAGTGGTCCTGGGAGAGGAAGAGCAGCAGGCGGCGGTTCTGGGCCTTGCACTCCTGCAGCACGTCGTCTTCCTCCATCAGCTCGCGCAGCGTCACGTCCTCCCGGTCCAGCAGCTGGTCGATGTGGGAGGTGGTGTGCAGGTCAAACTTCCAAAACATGGTGGCCGCCGGGGTGGGGAACAcagccctgaggggaaaaAGTAACATGTTACATACAAGTGCATCACcagacgccccccccccctcaaaaaaaacaactcaatgCCAAAACCTACAGACTCTTTAAATACATTATAAAGTTAGTTTTTATCACCCATCTGTGAAAAGCATTTTGTATCTGCCACGTGAGGCGATCTCGAAGGGGCTACGGTAGTACATACCAGTGAATGAAATGTGGATATCTTTAA
This genomic window from Syngnathus acus chromosome 23, fSynAcu1.2, whole genome shotgun sequence contains:
- the ppp6r2a gene encoding serine/threonine-protein phosphatase 6 regulatory subunit 2a isoform X2, which encodes MFWKFDLHTTSHIDQLLDREDVTLRELMEEDDVLQECKAQNRRLLLFLSQDHCMQELVGLITKEPPADLEERSRFKLPNIACELLTSDVSIINDKLGGEESLLEMLYHFLEQDPPLNPLLASFFSKTIGNLIARKTEEVIAFLKKKEGFIALVLKHIDASAMMDLLLRLISCVEPAPLRQEVLHWLNEEKLVQRLIELIHTGKDEERQSNASQTLCDIIRLSRDQANQMQENMEADPLLAVLESQETVAGLLKNMFEGERNEASIVNGTQVLLTLLETRRSGLEGLMDLYSQGYERSYTVNSSILNAIEPHLKDFQQLLLDPPKKGAILTTVGVLDQPLGNARLHVARLVAALLQTTSPSICQELCDLGTMDLLLDLFFKYSWNNFLHFQVELCVAAILNHPSSEERPNPGLQNHNGQQAASAAETQVEAVESGGTSDPQTSLHNTLVAHLFQKCRLVQKILDAWEENDKIQSEGGTRRGNMGHLTRISNMVVQNLEKGPVQTQIADLIKVIFLNNSELPEDCRGRWESFVDETLRETNRRNTVELVSTHNMHSSSEDDDMESPFPNDLSLQQAFSDYQIQQMTANFVDQFGFNDEEFSEHDENINATFDRIAEINFNLDSDDNSANAAAFEACCKERIHQFDDADEEEDIWEEKEINYATQAKSRTRFGVSQTSEGSSRSSLENGGQEQDCGSESDEEEEFEQNTSDTGPGWTANFRDSDGSTASQTPSGWDALPAGAGNETQETGWANFTAFQPFSSTVRCSSPVDTGGSDADKQAKQNHEKRDAVASPRMGPSGDVTAAPPAASDSGSPGGSDGEELNSAATIVSKAAAGGGKTADVTSEESPVSLEKLSLSDPPDASQQPPEESPVTAQTDRKEEPPAPQEVAVNGPV